The DNA window AAAGGATGGGTTCATTGTGATATTAAACCCGCTAATGTTTTGGTTTTTGATAATGAACGTGGTGGAATGCACAAGTTGAAATTGGCTGATTTCGGATTGTCGTTGAGAGTTGGTGATGGGATGGCATATACGACTGGACGTGCATTGAGTAACCGTGGAACTCTACTTTATGCACCTCCAGAATCTTCGACGCACGGTTTTCATTCCAAAGCTTATGATATATGGTCGTTAGGGTGCACCGTGGCAGAGATGATGACTGGGTATCGCGTTTGGATTGATTGCAGCACTAAAGATCTGCAGTGGATGATTATGACTGAAGATCCCATGATTCCGACT is part of the Capsicum annuum cultivar UCD-10X-F1 unplaced genomic scaffold, UCD10Xv1.1 ctg65310, whole genome shotgun sequence genome and encodes:
- the LOC107856077 gene encoding mitogen-activated protein kinase kinase kinase 20, with the translated sequence MHKLKLADFGLSLRVGDGMAYTTGRALSNRGTLLYAPPESSTHGFHSKAYDIWSLGCTVAEMMTGYRVWIDCSTKDLQWMIMTEDPMIPTNISEIAKDFLHKCFIRDPLGRWTSEQLLQHPFIQQALCTASISLMPETQEVTRRVSPFGCQIPIPEKDFISLPLEAV